The uncultured Desulfatiglans sp. DNA window CCCCCTGTCCGAAGCGCTGCAGTCCAGTCGTCGACCTCTTGCCGTAACGGATCGATCGTTCGAGGCGGACGTCCTCGGATCTTCTCTGCCGGTCCTTCTCGATTGCTGGGCACCCTGGTGCGGGCCTTGCAGACAACCAACACAGGAATCGGAGACCTCAAGGCCTTTGTTGGTTGACTGCTGGGCACCCTGGTGCGGGCCCTGCCGGACGATTGCGCCGATCCTGGAGGCCCTCGCCCAAGAATACGCCGGGAAGATCAAAATCGCCAAACTCAACGTAGACGAG harbors:
- the trxA gene encoding Thioredoxin → MDSDSIVIRCPKCGTKNRVPATKLDLNPVCGKCRGPLSEALQSSRRPLAVTDRSFEADVLGSSLPVLLDCWAPWCGPCRQPTQESETSRPLLVDCWAPWCGPCRTIAPILEALAQEYAGKIKIAKLNVDENPMTSSRFGIRSIPTLLLFRSGQVVDQMVGALPKAEMEARIRPFLP